In Solidesulfovibrio carbinoliphilus subsp. oakridgensis, the sequence TCCTGGTGACCAGCGTCGAGCGGAGTGATATCGATCTCAAGGAAAACGATGTGCTGCTAACCATTGACGGAGCGCCTATTTTTTCCATCGCCATGGTCGTGGACGCCCTGGGTGCTTCGTCCAGACGCGCCTTGCGTTTCGACCGGCTCCGCAACGGCAGGCACGCGGAAATCAACATACCCCTGTACGAATAGGTTCGATGAGGTGCCCTGTATGACGCGACGCATGGTCCTTCCCGCCACCCTGGCCTGTTTGCCCCTTGTCCTCATGCTTATCTCGCCCATCCTGGTCTGCGCAGCCAAGGGGAACTCCGACCAGGGCGAACGGATCGAACTCAATTTCCGGGACACCGACGTGCTGGCCGTGTTGCAGTTCTATGCCGAGCTGCTCGGCAAGACGTTCATTCCGGCCGAAGACCTCACGGGCAAGGTCACGGTCATCGCCTCGAGCCCGGTCACCCGTGAGGAGGCCAAGCGGCTGCTCTTTTCCATCCTGGACGTCAAGGGCTTTTCGGTGGTGGAAATGGACAATGCCTACAAGGTCATCAAGAAAAAGGACGCCATCGCCAGCGCCGGCATCAAGGGCGGGGGCGGCCACGGGAGCGACCAGGTCTTCACCGAGGTGTTCTATTTCAAGCATATCCCGGCCAAGAATGTAGTGGAGGACCTGCGCAAAGTCCTGTCCCCGGAGGCGTCCATCTTCGCCGGCACCGATGGCAACTACGTGGTGGTCGGCGACAAGGAAACCAACATCATCAAGTTGCGTGGGATCATCGCCAAGATCGACAGTCCGAGTTTCGCCCAGGTCACCATATCGTACCATCTTCAGTATCTCATGGCCGCGGCCACGGCCAAGGTCCTCGGGGACATTTTCAAAAAGGATGGGAAGGACGGTAGCGCCTCCCTGCAGATCCTGCCGCTTAAGGGCAGTAACACGGTGGTCGTGACGGCGCTGCCCGCCGCCCAGTCCCAGGTGGCGAACATCCTCGCCAATATGGACAAGCGCACGCCCCAGGTGTCCATTTCGGCCATGCTGGTGGAGGTTATTCTGGATGAGTCGAGCAAGATGGGGCTGGACTGGAAATTGCGGGCCTGGAGCAGCAACAAGGCTTACAACGAATTCGCCCAGGATACCCTGGCGAAGACCCTGGAGACGGGCTCCCAATCCGCCTCCGCCAATCTGGCCAAGTATTCCGACGCCGGGACCAAGGCCGCCATGTTTTTCAA encodes:
- a CDS encoding secretin N-terminal domain-containing protein is translated as MTRRMVLPATLACLPLVLMLISPILVCAAKGNSDQGERIELNFRDTDVLAVLQFYAELLGKTFIPAEDLTGKVTVIASSPVTREEAKRLLFSILDVKGFSVVEMDNAYKVIKKKDAIASAGIKGGGGHGSDQVFTEVFYFKHIPAKNVVEDLRKVLSPEASIFAGTDGNYVVVGDKETNIIKLRGIIAKIDSPSFAQVTISYHLQYLMAAATAKVLGDIFKKDGKDGSASLQILPLKGSNTVVVTALPAAQSQVANILANMDKRTPQVSISAMLVEVILDESSKMGLDWKLRAWSSNKAYNEFAQDTLAKTLETGSQSASANLAKYSDAGTKAAMFFNIFPGGYLSMLVHMISSDTNAKILSSPHLLVADNQEASISLGREIPILKEYRTDTNNDPIKTYSQRTFGLELKMTPTIADNGDVTLKVSQKLSNLDEQDTTNDTYKASERTADTTVVVHDKQTLVIGGLTMQTDEKEDSGTPTARKIPVLGYLFGTKSTSKQKRELLLFITPTVVRDPIQADAMSVEYKEEKPMLIDQSGLEFDL